The following proteins come from a genomic window of Vallitaleaceae bacterium 9-2:
- a CDS encoding winged helix-turn-helix domain-containing protein, with protein MKSLTIETNLSLEFLYNLTGIAYYSINQNADETLSTKRFDHFITSYVEQIYPKLPILVINDIELFLRDFSCFYIVLLDVIIHENLSHPLDLIGYLKKFTTRQLLDLYIDRIDIPVSIESESAALDHLLDELTNLRHEFGMDKTLYYQFKKYPDGVMERLIYSFEFFYTHFFSKNEDQLTQQLQKIQPKHQQLLDENPDDFINAILFQSKEALSNEHSSIRIFVGYFFGDKITVAYGNHNEVYFFYGVDAEKQLYSDHHQVHYEELIKSLADDTRRNLIRFLMHAPHYNKEISDHLGITTATISYHISRLVDLGIIHMKYQEGKRIYYQVDSERFNQLFDGLKRYLYIDPF; from the coding sequence ATGAAATCACTTACAATTGAAACCAATTTATCGCTAGAGTTTCTTTATAATCTGACCGGCATCGCTTATTATTCCATTAATCAAAATGCTGACGAGACACTCTCTACCAAGCGTTTTGATCATTTTATCACCAGCTATGTCGAACAAATTTATCCCAAACTACCTATTTTAGTCATCAACGATATCGAACTTTTTTTAAGAGATTTTTCTTGCTTTTATATTGTTTTGCTTGATGTGATTATTCACGAAAACTTATCACACCCTCTTGACCTCATTGGCTATCTTAAAAAATTCACCACACGTCAGTTGCTGGATTTATATATTGACCGCATTGATATTCCTGTATCCATCGAATCCGAAAGCGCTGCACTGGATCATCTTTTAGATGAGCTTACCAATCTTCGCCATGAATTTGGAATGGATAAAACACTCTATTACCAATTCAAAAAGTATCCTGACGGTGTTATGGAACGTTTGATTTATTCCTTTGAATTTTTCTATACACACTTTTTTTCAAAAAACGAAGATCAATTAACACAACAGCTACAAAAGATTCAACCCAAGCATCAACAACTATTGGATGAAAACCCGGATGATTTTATTAATGCCATCTTATTTCAAAGCAAAGAGGCTTTGTCCAATGAGCATAGTTCCATCCGCATTTTTGTCGGTTATTTTTTCGGTGACAAAATCACCGTAGCCTATGGCAACCACAATGAAGTATATTTTTTCTATGGTGTTGATGCAGAAAAACAACTATACTCTGACCATCATCAAGTGCATTATGAAGAATTAATCAAATCCCTTGCTGACGATACTCGTCGAAATCTTATTCGCTTTTTAATGCATGCCCCTCATTATAATAAGGAGATTTCAGACCACTTAGGGATTACAACAGCTACCATTAGCTATCACATTAGTCGTCTAGTTGATCTAGGGATTATTCACATGAAGTATCAAGAAGGTAAACGTATATACTACCAAGTCGATAGTGAACGCTTTAATCAGTTGTTTGATGGCTTAAAACGTTATCTCTACATTGATCCTTTTTAA
- a CDS encoding alpha/beta hydrolase, with protein MKKKVEKYNIEYTVMGEEHEKDLVIFHGWGCNKEMFDFIVEHFKTKYRVFAFDLPGFGGSKEPKEIMGTMEYAKQMRDVFELLGIKTPIGIGHSFGGRILIKMATFYTFEKLVLTGSAGVVNKRPLKYYVKVYTFKLMKRIYQLKPVQKMCPNMLERYRNKAGSADYNQASPTMKQILSKVVNENLIHEFKLVKVPTLLIWGDNDTATPLNDGKIMEKEFADAGLVIFEGGTHYAFLEQAQRFIKVLDAFI; from the coding sequence ATGAAAAAAAAAGTGGAAAAATATAATATAGAATATACGGTGATGGGAGAAGAGCATGAAAAAGACTTGGTTATTTTTCATGGATGGGGATGTAACAAAGAAATGTTTGATTTTATAGTGGAACACTTTAAGACAAAATATCGTGTGTTTGCTTTTGACTTACCAGGATTTGGCGGTTCAAAAGAACCCAAGGAGATTATGGGTACAATGGAATATGCCAAACAAATGCGTGATGTTTTTGAGCTCTTGGGTATAAAGACACCGATCGGTATTGGACATTCCTTTGGAGGACGTATCTTAATAAAAATGGCAACATTTTATACCTTTGAAAAATTGGTTTTAACAGGGAGTGCAGGTGTAGTCAACAAACGTCCGTTAAAATACTATGTTAAAGTATATACATTTAAACTCATGAAGCGTATATACCAACTTAAACCGGTTCAAAAAATGTGTCCGAATATGCTGGAACGTTATAGAAATAAAGCAGGTTCCGCAGATTACAATCAGGCAAGTCCAACGATGAAACAAATTCTCTCAAAAGTGGTTAATGAAAATTTGATACATGAGTTTAAACTAGTCAAGGTGCCAACGTTACTTATTTGGGGAGACAATGATACGGCGACACCGCTTAATGATGGAAAGATTATGGAAAAAGAGTTTGCAGATGCCGGATTAGTTATCTTTGAAGGTGGGACACACTATGCGTTTTTGGAACAAGCGCAACGATTTATAAAAGTATTGGATGCATTTATATAA
- a CDS encoding helix-turn-helix domain-containing protein has product MKSFGAILKEIRKAHHMSQKELGKRLGVGQTTIANYEKDIRFPNQETLMIMADIFDVSVDQLLGRQELKINSECMDEIQLKQTLLDLLLRAKEREAMDVIKGYKVTREEIIRLYEGVFRALLIDVGVLWEEGKISIAKEHYISECIWRMVSYISQGIERGTSSKGNVLCMALSGEQHTLGIRMVADYFNLLGYHPYYIGANIPTGEVVEFVKQIKPRYIALSLTTQTLNDALINLIKCLKQTCESCTIIVGGQAYEKNKGMIPQQADEFIDSFEALEDLLRRTDGI; this is encoded by the coding sequence ATGAAATCCTTTGGAGCTATACTCAAAGAAATACGAAAAGCACACCATATGAGTCAAAAGGAATTAGGCAAGCGCTTAGGTGTGGGGCAAACGACAATAGCAAATTATGAAAAAGATATTCGTTTTCCAAATCAAGAGACCCTAATGATTATGGCGGATATATTTGATGTATCCGTCGATCAATTACTGGGTCGACAAGAACTTAAGATAAACAGCGAATGCATGGATGAAATACAATTAAAACAAACGCTTTTAGACCTTTTATTACGAGCAAAAGAGCGCGAAGCGATGGACGTTATTAAAGGATATAAAGTAACCCGTGAAGAAATTATTCGTTTGTATGAAGGTGTTTTTCGCGCGTTACTCATAGACGTTGGTGTTCTTTGGGAAGAAGGTAAAATATCCATTGCCAAAGAACACTATATCTCTGAGTGTATATGGCGTATGGTAAGCTATATATCTCAAGGTATTGAACGGGGCACATCTTCAAAAGGCAATGTGTTGTGTATGGCGTTATCAGGTGAGCAGCATACATTAGGCATACGTATGGTTGCGGATTATTTTAATTTACTTGGATATCATCCCTACTATATAGGGGCTAATATTCCAACGGGAGAAGTTGTTGAGTTTGTGAAGCAAATCAAGCCCAGATATATAGCCCTATCATTGACAACACAGACCCTTAATGATGCACTGATTAACTTAATTAAATGCTTAAAACAAACATGTGAATCCTGCACGATTATTGTTGGCGGTCAAGCATATGAAAAAAACAAAGGAATGATTCCCCAACAAGCAGATGAATTCATAGATAGCTTTGAAGCACTTGAGGATTTGTTGAGGAGAACAGATGGAATTTAA